The following are encoded in a window of Ruminiclostridium herbifermentans genomic DNA:
- a CDS encoding alpha-glucuronidase family glycosyl hydrolase, with translation MRRLREKKKELAAVGYNCWLEYQKQENNMLIHEYAELCRNIVICEDSDIIKNALDELRKGIRMLLNIKPLVSAEPKIKSYLLIGTFAENNRVGSFLEADEKEKIGDEGFIIKLINTNEDRILVIAGKSPKGVLYGVFDFIRAIQTQREQSSILRIENPVNQLRILNHWDNIDGSIERGYAGESIFFKNNKIIKRLDRIRDYARILASIGINGVVINNVNVHKYETNLITSTYLPDVSRLADLFREYGIKLYLSINYASPMQIGKLTTADPLDDNVREWWDKKIEEIYKYIPDFGGFLVKADSEHRPGPFTYGRNHADGANMLARPLNKHGGIVIWRCFVYNCMQDWRDYSIDRAKAAYDNFMPLDGDFDSNVLLQIKNGPMDFQVREPVSPLFGGLQKTNQAMEFQITQEYTGQQKHLCYLVPMWKEILEFDTYAKGKNTLVKNIISGSAFNNKYGGIAGVANIGDNPNWTGLQLAQSNLYGFGRLAWNPDLTVEQITDEWIRMTYSNNEIVVDVISEMLLSSWRIYENYTSPLGIGWMVNPNHHYGPNVDGYEYDKWGTYHRADLKGIGVDRTVKTGTGYIGQYHKEVAEMYEKVETCPEELLLFFHHIPYTYRLQSGETLIQYIYNTHFKGVEQVIELKNKWLGLKGMIGEELFKHVSERLDGQIEHSKEWRDVINTYFFRKTGIKDQLGRTIY, from the coding sequence ATGAGAAGATTAAGAGAAAAGAAAAAAGAATTAGCTGCAGTTGGATATAATTGTTGGCTTGAGTACCAAAAACAAGAAAACAATATGTTGATACATGAATACGCTGAGTTATGCCGAAATATCGTGATATGTGAAGACTCTGATATTATCAAAAATGCACTTGACGAGCTGAGAAAAGGTATAAGAATGTTACTGAATATAAAACCTTTAGTATCAGCTGAACCTAAAATAAAATCATACCTATTAATAGGAACTTTTGCTGAAAATAATAGGGTGGGTTCTTTTTTAGAAGCAGACGAGAAGGAGAAAATAGGTGATGAGGGCTTCATCATAAAACTGATTAATACCAATGAAGATAGGATATTGGTTATTGCAGGCAAGTCTCCTAAAGGAGTACTTTATGGAGTATTTGATTTTATAAGGGCTATACAGACACAGAGGGAGCAAAGCAGTATATTGAGAATTGAAAATCCTGTAAATCAGCTTCGTATCCTCAATCATTGGGACAATATAGACGGAAGCATTGAGAGAGGCTATGCTGGTGAATCCATTTTCTTTAAGAATAATAAAATTATAAAAAGACTAGATAGGATAAGGGATTATGCTAGAATTTTAGCTTCTATCGGTATAAATGGAGTAGTAATTAATAATGTAAATGTACATAAGTATGAGACAAATTTAATAACTAGTACCTATTTGCCCGATGTTTCAAGACTAGCTGATTTGTTTAGAGAGTATGGAATTAAGCTGTATCTTAGTATCAATTATGCTAGTCCCATGCAGATTGGAAAACTTACTACCGCCGACCCATTAGATGACAACGTTAGAGAGTGGTGGGATAAAAAGATTGAAGAAATTTATAAATATATTCCTGATTTTGGAGGCTTTCTGGTAAAGGCCGATTCTGAACATAGACCTGGTCCTTTTACCTATGGACGTAACCATGCAGATGGTGCAAATATGTTGGCAAGGCCGTTAAATAAACATGGTGGTATTGTAATTTGGAGATGTTTTGTTTATAATTGTATGCAAGACTGGAGAGATTACAGCATTGATAGAGCAAAGGCAGCTTATGATAATTTTATGCCTCTTGACGGTGATTTTGACAGCAATGTATTACTTCAAATCAAAAACGGCCCAATGGACTTTCAGGTACGTGAGCCAGTGTCACCGCTTTTTGGTGGTTTACAAAAGACAAATCAAGCAATGGAGTTCCAAATAACTCAGGAATATACTGGACAGCAAAAGCATTTGTGTTATCTTGTTCCTATGTGGAAGGAGATACTTGAATTTGATACATATGCAAAAGGAAAAAACACACTTGTAAAGAATATTATAAGTGGCTCTGCTTTTAATAATAAATATGGTGGAATTGCAGGTGTTGCCAATATTGGTGATAATCCAAACTGGACAGGCTTACAGCTGGCACAGTCCAACCTTTATGGCTTTGGGCGGCTTGCTTGGAATCCAGATTTGACAGTGGAGCAAATAACTGATGAATGGATAAGAATGACTTATTCAAACAATGAGATTGTTGTTGATGTTATTTCTGAAATGCTGCTTAGTTCATGGAGAATTTATGAAAACTATACTTCACCTTTAGGGATTGGCTGGATGGTAAATCCAAATCATCACTATGGACCTAATGTGGATGGCTATGAATATGACAAGTGGGGAACTTATCATAGGGCAGACCTTAAGGGAATTGGTGTTGATAGAACGGTAAAGACAGGTACTGGCTACATTGGACAGTATCATAAGGAAGTAGCAGAAATGTATGAAAAAGTAGAAACCTGTCCTGAGGAATTATTATTGTTTTTCCATCACATTCCATATACCTATAGATTACAATCAGGAGAAACTTTAATTCAATATATTTATAATACTCACTTTAAAGGAGTAGAACAAGTAATTGAACTAAAAAACAAATGGCTTGGACTTAAGGGAATGATTGGTGAAGAACTGTTCAAGCATGTGTCTGAGAGATTAGATGGGCAGATTGAACATTCAAAGGAGTGGAGAGATGTGATTAATACCTACTTCTTTAGAAAAACAGGCATTAAGGACCAGCTAGGCAGAACAATTTATTAA